Proteins from a single region of Echeneis naucrates chromosome 2, fEcheNa1.1, whole genome shotgun sequence:
- the LOC115056931 gene encoding NLR family CARD domain-containing protein 3-like isoform X1 encodes MDVKGQSSYPLSCQSYHSSCSKGIHIDFNGQSPDTKRFKQENPSSWQSFKSNQSMEIFNDFKDTHQWDVLTMDQESSDVPSGQSAKQHEMPNLDTVFMMLEEKIVAFVKNMLRKIWNDLTADYPESSESQKRYEEMFDSEDEEQRRINGEAFQTITVNFLRMMKQEKLADCLQRKTPAACKSKLQSELKKKFQCVFEGISKAGNPTLLNQIYTELYITEGGTGEVNEEHEVRQIETASRKQDRAETTIRQEDIFKPPPGRDQAIRTVMTKGVAGIGKTVLTQKFTLDWAEDKANQDIEFTFPFTFRELNVLKKKKFSLVELVHHFFTETKEAGICSFDQFQVVFIFDGLDECRLPLDFHNTEVLTDPTESTSVDVLLTNLIRGKLLPSARLWITTRPAAANQIPPQCVDMVTEVRGFNDPQKEYYFRKRLRYEEQASRIISHIKTSRSLHIMCHIPVFCWITATVLEEVLKTREGGELPKTLTDMYIHFLVVQAKLKKVKYDGGAESDPHWSPETRKMIESLGKLAFEQLQKGNLIFYESDLTECGIDIRAASVYSGVLTQIFKEETGLYQDKVFCFVHLSVQEFLAALHVHLTFINCGMNLMSEKKSTPLWAKQFGDKSKFYQCAVDKALQSPNGHLDLFLRFLLGLSLQTNQALLQGLLKETESVPGSSQETVQYIKKRIGETPSVEKSINLFHCLNELNDGSLVEEIQQSLRSGRLSTDKLSPAQWSALNFILLSSGEDLDVFDLKKYSASEEALLRLLPVVKASNKVLLSGCNLSEKSCEALSSVLGSQSSSLRDLDLSNNDLQDSGAKILYAGLESPYCSLEALRLSGCNLSERSCDALSSVLSSQSSSLRDLDLSNNNLRDTGVKMLFAEMETEYCSLETLRLSGCNLSERSCEALSSVLSSQSSSLRDLDLSNNNLQDSGVKLLSAELGSQCCSLVTLRLSDCLITEEGSVFLASALSKPCNLRELDLRYNQPGDSGEKLLSAQLSNPDRQSKLEILRIMPSVARWSRPVLKNYSCELTIDMNTVNRKLKLSENHKKATHCSENQPYPNHPDRFEQCPQFLCKDGLAGRSYWEAEGTGGVYISVSYRGIRRRGSRNDCHFGANDQSWSLYYSDASCFVFHNNARRDISLSSPSFSNRVAVYVDYSVGTLSFFRVSSDSLLHLHTFTSDFTGPLYPGFAAWSGGSVSLC; translated from the exons ATGGACGTTAAAGGGCAGTCCTCTTATCCCCTCAGCTGCCAGTCCTATCATAGCAGTTGTTCAAAGGGAATCCACATTGATTTTAATGGACAGTCCCCAGACACAAAGAG GTTCAAGCAAGAGAACCCTTCCAGTTGGCAGTCTTTCAAAAGCAATCAGTCAATGGAGATTTTTAACGATTTTAAAGATACCCACCAATGGGATGTTTTAAC CATGGACCAGGAGAGCTCAGATGTTCCCAGTGGTCAGTCTGCCAAGCAGCATGAAATGCCAAACCTGGACACTGTATTTatg ATGCTGGAGGAGAAGATTGTTGCTTTTGTGAAGAACATGCTGAGGAAGATCTGGAATGATCTGACTGCAGATTACCCAGAATCCTCAGAGAGTCAGAAGAGGTATGAGGAGATGTTtgacagtgaggatgaagaaCAGAGGAGGATCAACGGGGAGGCATTTCAGACGATCACAGTGAATTTCCTGAGGATGATGAAGCAGGAgaagctggctgactgtctgcagagga AAACTCCTGCAGCTTGTAAAAGTAAACTTCAGtctgagctgaagaagaagttccagtgtgtgtttgaggggatctctaaagcaggaaacccaacccttctgaatcagatctacacagagctctacatcacagagggagggactggagaggtcaatgaggaacatgaggtcagacagattgaaacagcatccaggaaacaggacagagcagaaacaaccatcagacaagaagacatctttaaacccccacctggaagagaccaagcaatcagaacagtgatgacaaagggagtggctggcattgggaaaaccgtcttaacacagaagttcactctggactgggctgaagacaaagccaaccaggacatagagttcacattccccttcaccttcagagagctgaatgtgctgaaaaagaagaagttcagcttggtggaacttgttcatcacTTCTttactgaaaccaaagaagcaggaatctgcagctttgatcagttccaggttgtgttcatctttgacggtctggatgagtgtcgacttcctctggacttccacaacactgaggtcctgactgatcctacagagtccacctcagtggacgtgctgctgacaaacctcatcagggggaaactgcttccctctgctcgcctctggataaccacacgacctgcagcagccaatcagatccctcctcagtgtgttgacatggtgacagaggtcagagggttcaatgacccccagaaggagtACTACTTCAGGAAGAGGCTCAGatatgaggagcaggccagcaggatcatctcccacatcaagacctcacgaagcctccacatcatgtgccacatcccagtcttctgctggatcactgctacagttctggaggaggtgttgaagaccagagagggaggagagctgcccaagaccctgactgacatgtacatccacttcctggtggttcaagccaaactgaagaaggtcaagtacgatggaggagctgagtcagatccacactggagtccagagaccaggaagatgattgagtctctgggaaaactggcttttgagcagctgcagaaaggaaacctgatcttctatgaatcagacctgacagagtgtggcatcgatatcagagcagcatcagtttactcaggagtgctcacacagatcttcaaagaggagacagggctgtaccaggacaaggtcttctgcttcgtccatctgagtgttcaggagtttctggctgctcttcatgtccatctgaccttcatcaactgTGGGATGAATCTGATGtcggaaaaaaaatcaaccccCTTGTGGGCTAAACAGTTTGGAGACAAATCTAAATTCTACCAGTGTGCTGTGGataaggccttacagagtcctAATGGACACCTGGACCTGTTCCTCCGCTTCCTtttgggtctttcactgcagaccaatcAGGCTCTGCTACAAGGTCTgctgaaagagacagaaagtgttCCAGGCAGCAgtcaggaaacagtccagtacatcaagaagaGGATTGGAGAGACTCCCTCTGTTGAGAAAAgcatcaacctgtttcactgtctgaatgaactgaatgatggttctctggtggaggagatccaacagtccctgagatcaggacgtctctccacagataaactgtctcctgctcaatggtcagctctgaacttcatcttactgtcatcaggagaagatctggacgtgtttgacctgaagaaatactctgcttcagaggaggctcttctgaggctgctgccagtggtcaaagcctccaacaaagttct ACTaagtggctgtaacctctcagagaaaagctgtgaagctctgtcctcagtcctcgGCTCCCAGTCttctagtctgagagatctggacctgagtaacaacgacctgcaggattcaggggCGAAGATACTCTATGCTGGACTGGAAAGTCCATACTGTTCACTGGAAGCTCTCAG gctgagtggctgtaacctctcagagagaagctgtgatgctctgtcctcagtcctcagctcccagtcctctagtctgagagatctggacctgagtaacaacaacctcCGTGATACAGGAGTGAAGATGTTATTTGCTGAAATGGAAACTGAATACTGTTcactggaaactctcag gctgagtggctgtaacctctcagagagaagctgtgaagctctgtcctcagtcctcagctcccagtcctctagtctgagagatctggacctgagtaacaacaacctgcaggattcaggagtgaaacTCCTGTCTGCCGAATTGGGGAGTCAGTGTTGTTCCCTGGTCACTCTCAG GCTGTCAGATTGTCTGATCACAGAGGAAGGCTCTGTTTTTCTGGCCTCGGCACTGAGCAAACCCTGCAACCTCAGAGAGTTGGACCTGCGCTACAATCAAccaggagactcaggagagAAACTTCTGTCTGCTCAACTGAGCAATCCAGACCGGCAGTCCAAACTGGAGATTCTCAG GATAATGCCCTCTGTAGCCCGATGGTCGAGACCAGTTCTGAAGAAct ACTCCTGTGAACTCACCATCGACATGAACACTGTGAACAGAAAGCTCAAGCTGTCTGAAAACCACAAGAAGGCAACACATTGCAGTGAGAATCAGCCGTACCCCAATCACCCAGACAGATTCGAGCAGTGTCCTCAGTTTCTGTGTAAAGATGGTCTGGCAGGTCGCAGTTACTGGGAGGCGGAGGGGACAGGAGGTGTTTACATATCAGTGAGTTACAGAGGAATCCGACGGAGAGGAAGCAGAAACGACTGCCACTTTGGAGCAAACGATCAGTCCTGGAGTCTGTACTATTCTGATGCCAGCTGCTTTGTCTTTCACAACAACGCGAGAAGAGATATTTCCCTCTCGTCCCCTTCCTTCTCGAACAGGGTGGCAGTGTATGTGGACTATTCTGTCGGCACTCTGTCCTTCttcagagtctcctctgactcactcctccacctccacactTTCACATCCGATTTCACTGGTCCTCTGTATCCTGGGTTCGCTGCATGGTCTGGTGGCTCAGTGTCTCTGTGCTGA
- the LOC115056931 gene encoding NLR family CARD domain-containing protein 3-like isoform X2: MDVKGQSSYPLSCQSYHSSCSKGIHIDFNGQSPDTKSMDQESSDVPSGQSAKQHEMPNLDTVFMMLEEKIVAFVKNMLRKIWNDLTADYPESSESQKRYEEMFDSEDEEQRRINGEAFQTITVNFLRMMKQEKLADCLQRKTPAACKSKLQSELKKKFQCVFEGISKAGNPTLLNQIYTELYITEGGTGEVNEEHEVRQIETASRKQDRAETTIRQEDIFKPPPGRDQAIRTVMTKGVAGIGKTVLTQKFTLDWAEDKANQDIEFTFPFTFRELNVLKKKKFSLVELVHHFFTETKEAGICSFDQFQVVFIFDGLDECRLPLDFHNTEVLTDPTESTSVDVLLTNLIRGKLLPSARLWITTRPAAANQIPPQCVDMVTEVRGFNDPQKEYYFRKRLRYEEQASRIISHIKTSRSLHIMCHIPVFCWITATVLEEVLKTREGGELPKTLTDMYIHFLVVQAKLKKVKYDGGAESDPHWSPETRKMIESLGKLAFEQLQKGNLIFYESDLTECGIDIRAASVYSGVLTQIFKEETGLYQDKVFCFVHLSVQEFLAALHVHLTFINCGMNLMSEKKSTPLWAKQFGDKSKFYQCAVDKALQSPNGHLDLFLRFLLGLSLQTNQALLQGLLKETESVPGSSQETVQYIKKRIGETPSVEKSINLFHCLNELNDGSLVEEIQQSLRSGRLSTDKLSPAQWSALNFILLSSGEDLDVFDLKKYSASEEALLRLLPVVKASNKVLLSGCNLSEKSCEALSSVLGSQSSSLRDLDLSNNDLQDSGAKILYAGLESPYCSLEALRLSGCNLSERSCDALSSVLSSQSSSLRDLDLSNNNLRDTGVKMLFAEMETEYCSLETLRLSGCNLSERSCEALSSVLSSQSSSLRDLDLSNNNLQDSGVKLLSAELGSQCCSLVTLRLSDCLITEEGSVFLASALSKPCNLRELDLRYNQPGDSGEKLLSAQLSNPDRQSKLEILRIMPSVARWSRPVLKNYSCELTIDMNTVNRKLKLSENHKKATHCSENQPYPNHPDRFEQCPQFLCKDGLAGRSYWEAEGTGGVYISVSYRGIRRRGSRNDCHFGANDQSWSLYYSDASCFVFHNNARRDISLSSPSFSNRVAVYVDYSVGTLSFFRVSSDSLLHLHTFTSDFTGPLYPGFAAWSGGSVSLC; this comes from the exons ATGGACGTTAAAGGGCAGTCCTCTTATCCCCTCAGCTGCCAGTCCTATCATAGCAGTTGTTCAAAGGGAATCCACATTGATTTTAATGGACAGTCCCCAGACACAAAGAG CATGGACCAGGAGAGCTCAGATGTTCCCAGTGGTCAGTCTGCCAAGCAGCATGAAATGCCAAACCTGGACACTGTATTTatg ATGCTGGAGGAGAAGATTGTTGCTTTTGTGAAGAACATGCTGAGGAAGATCTGGAATGATCTGACTGCAGATTACCCAGAATCCTCAGAGAGTCAGAAGAGGTATGAGGAGATGTTtgacagtgaggatgaagaaCAGAGGAGGATCAACGGGGAGGCATTTCAGACGATCACAGTGAATTTCCTGAGGATGATGAAGCAGGAgaagctggctgactgtctgcagagga AAACTCCTGCAGCTTGTAAAAGTAAACTTCAGtctgagctgaagaagaagttccagtgtgtgtttgaggggatctctaaagcaggaaacccaacccttctgaatcagatctacacagagctctacatcacagagggagggactggagaggtcaatgaggaacatgaggtcagacagattgaaacagcatccaggaaacaggacagagcagaaacaaccatcagacaagaagacatctttaaacccccacctggaagagaccaagcaatcagaacagtgatgacaaagggagtggctggcattgggaaaaccgtcttaacacagaagttcactctggactgggctgaagacaaagccaaccaggacatagagttcacattccccttcaccttcagagagctgaatgtgctgaaaaagaagaagttcagcttggtggaacttgttcatcacTTCTttactgaaaccaaagaagcaggaatctgcagctttgatcagttccaggttgtgttcatctttgacggtctggatgagtgtcgacttcctctggacttccacaacactgaggtcctgactgatcctacagagtccacctcagtggacgtgctgctgacaaacctcatcagggggaaactgcttccctctgctcgcctctggataaccacacgacctgcagcagccaatcagatccctcctcagtgtgttgacatggtgacagaggtcagagggttcaatgacccccagaaggagtACTACTTCAGGAAGAGGCTCAGatatgaggagcaggccagcaggatcatctcccacatcaagacctcacgaagcctccacatcatgtgccacatcccagtcttctgctggatcactgctacagttctggaggaggtgttgaagaccagagagggaggagagctgcccaagaccctgactgacatgtacatccacttcctggtggttcaagccaaactgaagaaggtcaagtacgatggaggagctgagtcagatccacactggagtccagagaccaggaagatgattgagtctctgggaaaactggcttttgagcagctgcagaaaggaaacctgatcttctatgaatcagacctgacagagtgtggcatcgatatcagagcagcatcagtttactcaggagtgctcacacagatcttcaaagaggagacagggctgtaccaggacaaggtcttctgcttcgtccatctgagtgttcaggagtttctggctgctcttcatgtccatctgaccttcatcaactgTGGGATGAATCTGATGtcggaaaaaaaatcaaccccCTTGTGGGCTAAACAGTTTGGAGACAAATCTAAATTCTACCAGTGTGCTGTGGataaggccttacagagtcctAATGGACACCTGGACCTGTTCCTCCGCTTCCTtttgggtctttcactgcagaccaatcAGGCTCTGCTACAAGGTCTgctgaaagagacagaaagtgttCCAGGCAGCAgtcaggaaacagtccagtacatcaagaagaGGATTGGAGAGACTCCCTCTGTTGAGAAAAgcatcaacctgtttcactgtctgaatgaactgaatgatggttctctggtggaggagatccaacagtccctgagatcaggacgtctctccacagataaactgtctcctgctcaatggtcagctctgaacttcatcttactgtcatcaggagaagatctggacgtgtttgacctgaagaaatactctgcttcagaggaggctcttctgaggctgctgccagtggtcaaagcctccaacaaagttct ACTaagtggctgtaacctctcagagaaaagctgtgaagctctgtcctcagtcctcgGCTCCCAGTCttctagtctgagagatctggacctgagtaacaacgacctgcaggattcaggggCGAAGATACTCTATGCTGGACTGGAAAGTCCATACTGTTCACTGGAAGCTCTCAG gctgagtggctgtaacctctcagagagaagctgtgatgctctgtcctcagtcctcagctcccagtcctctagtctgagagatctggacctgagtaacaacaacctcCGTGATACAGGAGTGAAGATGTTATTTGCTGAAATGGAAACTGAATACTGTTcactggaaactctcag gctgagtggctgtaacctctcagagagaagctgtgaagctctgtcctcagtcctcagctcccagtcctctagtctgagagatctggacctgagtaacaacaacctgcaggattcaggagtgaaacTCCTGTCTGCCGAATTGGGGAGTCAGTGTTGTTCCCTGGTCACTCTCAG GCTGTCAGATTGTCTGATCACAGAGGAAGGCTCTGTTTTTCTGGCCTCGGCACTGAGCAAACCCTGCAACCTCAGAGAGTTGGACCTGCGCTACAATCAAccaggagactcaggagagAAACTTCTGTCTGCTCAACTGAGCAATCCAGACCGGCAGTCCAAACTGGAGATTCTCAG GATAATGCCCTCTGTAGCCCGATGGTCGAGACCAGTTCTGAAGAAct ACTCCTGTGAACTCACCATCGACATGAACACTGTGAACAGAAAGCTCAAGCTGTCTGAAAACCACAAGAAGGCAACACATTGCAGTGAGAATCAGCCGTACCCCAATCACCCAGACAGATTCGAGCAGTGTCCTCAGTTTCTGTGTAAAGATGGTCTGGCAGGTCGCAGTTACTGGGAGGCGGAGGGGACAGGAGGTGTTTACATATCAGTGAGTTACAGAGGAATCCGACGGAGAGGAAGCAGAAACGACTGCCACTTTGGAGCAAACGATCAGTCCTGGAGTCTGTACTATTCTGATGCCAGCTGCTTTGTCTTTCACAACAACGCGAGAAGAGATATTTCCCTCTCGTCCCCTTCCTTCTCGAACAGGGTGGCAGTGTATGTGGACTATTCTGTCGGCACTCTGTCCTTCttcagagtctcctctgactcactcctccacctccacactTTCACATCCGATTTCACTGGTCCTCTGTATCCTGGGTTCGCTGCATGGTCTGGTGGCTCAGTGTCTCTGTGCTGA
- the LOC115056931 gene encoding NACHT, LRR and PYD domains-containing protein 3-like isoform X3, producing the protein MDVKGQSSYPLSCQSYHSSCSKGIHIDFNGQSPDTKRFKQENPSSWQSFKSNQSMEIFNDFKDTHQWDVLTMDQESSDVPSGQSAKQHEMPNLDTVFMMLEEKIVAFVKNMLRKIWNDLTADYPESSESQKRYEEMFDSEDEEQRRINGEAFQTITVNFLRMMKQEKLADCLQRKTPAACKSKLQSELKKKFQCVFEGISKAGNPTLLNQIYTELYITEGGTGEVNEEHEVRQIETASRKQDRAETTIRQEDIFKPPPGRDQAIRTVMTKGVAGIGKTVLTQKFTLDWAEDKANQDIEFTFPFTFRELNVLKKKKFSLVELVHHFFTETKEAGICSFDQFQVVFIFDGLDECRLPLDFHNTEVLTDPTESTSVDVLLTNLIRGKLLPSARLWITTRPAAANQIPPQCVDMVTEVRGFNDPQKEYYFRKRLRYEEQASRIISHIKTSRSLHIMCHIPVFCWITATVLEEVLKTREGGELPKTLTDMYIHFLVVQAKLKKVKYDGGAESDPHWSPETRKMIESLGKLAFEQLQKGNLIFYESDLTECGIDIRAASVYSGVLTQIFKEETGLYQDKVFCFVHLSVQEFLAALHVHLTFINCGMNLMSEKKSTPLWAKQFGDKSKFYQCAVDKALQSPNGHLDLFLRFLLGLSLQTNQALLQGLLKETESVPGSSQETVQYIKKRIGETPSVEKSINLFHCLNELNDGSLVEEIQQSLRSGRLSTDKLSPAQWSALNFILLSSGEDLDVFDLKKYSASEEALLRLLPVVKASNKVLLSGCNLSEKSCEALSSVLGSQSSSLRDLDLSNNDLQDSGAKILYAGLESPYCSLEALRLSGCNLSERSCDALSSVLSSQSSSLRDLDLSNNNLRDTGVKMLFAEMETEYCSLETLRLSDCLITEEGSVFLASALSKPCNLRELDLRYNQPGDSGEKLLSAQLSNPDRQSKLEILRIMPSVARWSRPVLKNYSCELTIDMNTVNRKLKLSENHKKATHCSENQPYPNHPDRFEQCPQFLCKDGLAGRSYWEAEGTGGVYISVSYRGIRRRGSRNDCHFGANDQSWSLYYSDASCFVFHNNARRDISLSSPSFSNRVAVYVDYSVGTLSFFRVSSDSLLHLHTFTSDFTGPLYPGFAAWSGGSVSLC; encoded by the exons ATGGACGTTAAAGGGCAGTCCTCTTATCCCCTCAGCTGCCAGTCCTATCATAGCAGTTGTTCAAAGGGAATCCACATTGATTTTAATGGACAGTCCCCAGACACAAAGAG GTTCAAGCAAGAGAACCCTTCCAGTTGGCAGTCTTTCAAAAGCAATCAGTCAATGGAGATTTTTAACGATTTTAAAGATACCCACCAATGGGATGTTTTAAC CATGGACCAGGAGAGCTCAGATGTTCCCAGTGGTCAGTCTGCCAAGCAGCATGAAATGCCAAACCTGGACACTGTATTTatg ATGCTGGAGGAGAAGATTGTTGCTTTTGTGAAGAACATGCTGAGGAAGATCTGGAATGATCTGACTGCAGATTACCCAGAATCCTCAGAGAGTCAGAAGAGGTATGAGGAGATGTTtgacagtgaggatgaagaaCAGAGGAGGATCAACGGGGAGGCATTTCAGACGATCACAGTGAATTTCCTGAGGATGATGAAGCAGGAgaagctggctgactgtctgcagagga AAACTCCTGCAGCTTGTAAAAGTAAACTTCAGtctgagctgaagaagaagttccagtgtgtgtttgaggggatctctaaagcaggaaacccaacccttctgaatcagatctacacagagctctacatcacagagggagggactggagaggtcaatgaggaacatgaggtcagacagattgaaacagcatccaggaaacaggacagagcagaaacaaccatcagacaagaagacatctttaaacccccacctggaagagaccaagcaatcagaacagtgatgacaaagggagtggctggcattgggaaaaccgtcttaacacagaagttcactctggactgggctgaagacaaagccaaccaggacatagagttcacattccccttcaccttcagagagctgaatgtgctgaaaaagaagaagttcagcttggtggaacttgttcatcacTTCTttactgaaaccaaagaagcaggaatctgcagctttgatcagttccaggttgtgttcatctttgacggtctggatgagtgtcgacttcctctggacttccacaacactgaggtcctgactgatcctacagagtccacctcagtggacgtgctgctgacaaacctcatcagggggaaactgcttccctctgctcgcctctggataaccacacgacctgcagcagccaatcagatccctcctcagtgtgttgacatggtgacagaggtcagagggttcaatgacccccagaaggagtACTACTTCAGGAAGAGGCTCAGatatgaggagcaggccagcaggatcatctcccacatcaagacctcacgaagcctccacatcatgtgccacatcccagtcttctgctggatcactgctacagttctggaggaggtgttgaagaccagagagggaggagagctgcccaagaccctgactgacatgtacatccacttcctggtggttcaagccaaactgaagaaggtcaagtacgatggaggagctgagtcagatccacactggagtccagagaccaggaagatgattgagtctctgggaaaactggcttttgagcagctgcagaaaggaaacctgatcttctatgaatcagacctgacagagtgtggcatcgatatcagagcagcatcagtttactcaggagtgctcacacagatcttcaaagaggagacagggctgtaccaggacaaggtcttctgcttcgtccatctgagtgttcaggagtttctggctgctcttcatgtccatctgaccttcatcaactgTGGGATGAATCTGATGtcggaaaaaaaatcaaccccCTTGTGGGCTAAACAGTTTGGAGACAAATCTAAATTCTACCAGTGTGCTGTGGataaggccttacagagtcctAATGGACACCTGGACCTGTTCCTCCGCTTCCTtttgggtctttcactgcagaccaatcAGGCTCTGCTACAAGGTCTgctgaaagagacagaaagtgttCCAGGCAGCAgtcaggaaacagtccagtacatcaagaagaGGATTGGAGAGACTCCCTCTGTTGAGAAAAgcatcaacctgtttcactgtctgaatgaactgaatgatggttctctggtggaggagatccaacagtccctgagatcaggacgtctctccacagataaactgtctcctgctcaatggtcagctctgaacttcatcttactgtcatcaggagaagatctggacgtgtttgacctgaagaaatactctgcttcagaggaggctcttctgaggctgctgccagtggtcaaagcctccaacaaagttct ACTaagtggctgtaacctctcagagaaaagctgtgaagctctgtcctcagtcctcgGCTCCCAGTCttctagtctgagagatctggacctgagtaacaacgacctgcaggattcaggggCGAAGATACTCTATGCTGGACTGGAAAGTCCATACTGTTCACTGGAAGCTCTCAG gctgagtggctgtaacctctcagagagaagctgtgatgctctgtcctcagtcctcagctcccagtcctctagtctgagagatctggacctgagtaacaacaacctcCGTGATACAGGAGTGAAGATGTTATTTGCTGAAATGGAAACTGAATACTGTTcactggaaactctcag GCTGTCAGATTGTCTGATCACAGAGGAAGGCTCTGTTTTTCTGGCCTCGGCACTGAGCAAACCCTGCAACCTCAGAGAGTTGGACCTGCGCTACAATCAAccaggagactcaggagagAAACTTCTGTCTGCTCAACTGAGCAATCCAGACCGGCAGTCCAAACTGGAGATTCTCAG GATAATGCCCTCTGTAGCCCGATGGTCGAGACCAGTTCTGAAGAAct ACTCCTGTGAACTCACCATCGACATGAACACTGTGAACAGAAAGCTCAAGCTGTCTGAAAACCACAAGAAGGCAACACATTGCAGTGAGAATCAGCCGTACCCCAATCACCCAGACAGATTCGAGCAGTGTCCTCAGTTTCTGTGTAAAGATGGTCTGGCAGGTCGCAGTTACTGGGAGGCGGAGGGGACAGGAGGTGTTTACATATCAGTGAGTTACAGAGGAATCCGACGGAGAGGAAGCAGAAACGACTGCCACTTTGGAGCAAACGATCAGTCCTGGAGTCTGTACTATTCTGATGCCAGCTGCTTTGTCTTTCACAACAACGCGAGAAGAGATATTTCCCTCTCGTCCCCTTCCTTCTCGAACAGGGTGGCAGTGTATGTGGACTATTCTGTCGGCACTCTGTCCTTCttcagagtctcctctgactcactcctccacctccacactTTCACATCCGATTTCACTGGTCCTCTGTATCCTGGGTTCGCTGCATGGTCTGGTGGCTCAGTGTCTCTGTGCTGA
- the arl4ca gene encoding ADP-ribosylation factor-like 4Ca → MGNSFSNLAAFQSLHIVMLGLDSAGKTTVLYRLKFNEFVNTVPTIGFNTEKIRLGGAGASRGISCHFWDVGGQEKLRPLWKPYSRCTDGIVYVVDSVDAERLEEARAELHKITRFSENQGTPLLVIANKQDLPRALDVGEIERQLALSELSPSTPYHVQSACAIIGEGLDEGMDKLYEMIVKRRKSLKQKKKRQ, encoded by the coding sequence ATGGGCAATAGTTTCTCCAACCTGGCCGCCTTCCAGTCCCTGCACATAGTCATGCTCGGGCTGGACTCCGCGGGCAAGACCACCGTGCTGTACCGGCTGAAATTCAACGAGTTCGTCAACACGGTGCCCACCATCGGCTTCAACACGGAGAAGATCCGGCTGGGCGGCGCGGGGGCCTCCCGGGGCATCAGCTGCCACTTCTGGGACGTCGGGGGCCAGGAGAAGCTGCGGCCCCTGTGGAAGCCCTACAGCCGCTGCACCGACGGGATCGTGTACGTCGTGGACTCCGTGGACGCCGAGAGGCTGGAGGAGGCCCGGGCCGAGCTGCACAAGATCACCCGCTTCTCCGAGAACCAGGGGACCCCGCTGCTGGTCATCGCCAACAAGCAGGACCTGCCCCGGGCCCTGGACGTCGGGGAGATCGAGAGGCAGCTGGCCCTGTCCGAGCTGAGCCCCTCCACCCCGTACCACGTCCAGTCGGCCTGCGCCATCATCGGAGAGGGGCTGGATGAGGGCATGGACAAGCTGTATGAGATGATcgtgaagaggaggaagtccctgaagcaaaagaagaagaggcagtga